In a genomic window of [Empedobacter] haloabium:
- a CDS encoding ABC transporter substrate-binding protein yields the protein MKFIKQLIAAATLAFATTGFAAAQNANEAPDALVKRISSEVLATAKADKDIQAGNTRKVMDLVETKILPYVDFERMTALAAGRYWREATPEQKRQLSAEFRTLLIFTYSGALSQVRNETIEFKPLRADPSDQEVEVRSQVNTARGEPILLNYRVAKTPAGWKIYDINVLGAWLVETYKGTFNTEISKGGIDGLIKTLAAKNKQLANKPLATAKK from the coding sequence ATGAAATTCATCAAGCAACTCATCGCCGCCGCCACCCTGGCCTTCGCCACCACGGGCTTCGCCGCTGCCCAGAACGCCAACGAAGCGCCGGACGCGCTGGTCAAGCGCATCAGTTCGGAGGTGCTGGCCACGGCCAAGGCCGACAAGGACATCCAGGCCGGCAATACCCGCAAGGTCATGGACCTGGTCGAAACGAAGATCCTGCCGTACGTCGACTTCGAGCGCATGACGGCGCTGGCTGCCGGCCGTTACTGGCGCGAAGCCACGCCGGAACAGAAGCGTCAGCTGTCGGCCGAATTCCGCACGCTGCTGATCTTCACGTACTCGGGCGCCCTGTCGCAGGTGCGTAACGAAACGATCGAATTCAAGCCGCTGCGCGCCGACCCGTCGGACCAGGAAGTGGAAGTGCGCTCGCAGGTCAACACGGCTCGCGGCGAGCCGATCCTGCTGAACTACCGCGTCGCCAAGACGCCGGCCGGCTGGAAGATCTACGACATCAACGTGCTGGGCGCCTGGCTGGTGGAAACCTACAAGGGCACCTTCAACACGGAGATCAGCAAGGGCGGCATCGACGGCCTGATCAAGACGCTGGCCGCGAAGAACAAGCAGCTGGCCAACAAGCCGCTGGCCACCGCCAAGAAATAA
- a CDS encoding VacJ family lipoprotein, which produces MSRKTSVLLALAAAAALSGCAVGPDKRDPMENWNRAVFQFNDTVDTYALKPVATGYKNVTPGFVQTGVSNFFGNLSDVWSAANNLLQGKGAEGMSDVMRVALNSTFGLLGVLDIASEAGLPKHKEDFGQTLGKWGVQSGPFVMLPLLGPSTLRDTVGLPLDMAGDPWGYKEPVNVRNIGAVTRVVDQRAALLDASTLLEDAALDRYEFLRDGYLQRRQSQVYDGDVPQQSDKEENVPEQPVVNPTGAGTGT; this is translated from the coding sequence ATGAGCCGCAAAACCTCCGTGCTGCTGGCGCTGGCCGCCGCTGCCGCGCTGTCCGGCTGTGCCGTCGGCCCTGACAAGCGCGATCCGATGGAAAACTGGAACCGCGCCGTCTTCCAGTTCAACGACACCGTCGATACCTACGCCTTGAAGCCGGTCGCGACCGGCTACAAGAACGTGACGCCGGGCTTCGTGCAGACCGGCGTGTCGAACTTCTTCGGCAACCTGTCCGATGTCTGGAGCGCCGCCAACAACCTGTTGCAGGGCAAGGGCGCCGAAGGCATGTCGGACGTCATGCGCGTGGCGCTGAACTCCACCTTCGGCCTGTTGGGCGTGCTGGACATCGCCTCCGAGGCGGGGCTGCCGAAGCACAAGGAAGACTTCGGCCAGACGCTGGGCAAGTGGGGTGTGCAGTCCGGCCCGTTCGTGATGCTGCCGCTGCTGGGCCCGTCGACCCTGCGCGACACCGTCGGCCTGCCGCTGGACATGGCCGGCGACCCATGGGGTTACAAAGAACCTGTCAACGTGCGCAACATCGGTGCCGTTACCCGCGTAGTGGATCAGCGCGCCGCACTGCTGGACGCCTCGACGTTGCTGGAAGACGCCGCGCTGGACCGTTACGAGTTCCTGCGCGACGGCTACCTGCAGCGCCGCCAGAGCCAGGTGTACGACGGCGACGTACCGCAGCAATCGGACAAGGAAGAAAACGTGCCGGAGCAGCCGGTCGTCAATCCGACGGGCGCCGGCACGGGCACGTAA
- the mlaD gene encoding outer membrane lipid asymmetry maintenance protein MlaD, translating to MQRKSLDVWVGLFIVIGVAALMFLALKAGNNSSFSLAKTYEITAKFDNIGSLRPQAAVKASGVVVGRVAQIAFDDKSYKAAVTLEMDSTYKFPKDSSAKILTSGLLGEQYIGIEAGGDEKNLVAGDKIARTQSAAVLEDLINQFIYSKAAEGKDSN from the coding sequence ATGCAACGCAAATCTCTGGATGTCTGGGTCGGTCTCTTCATCGTGATCGGTGTGGCCGCGCTGATGTTCCTGGCACTGAAAGCAGGCAACAACAGCTCGTTCTCGCTGGCCAAAACGTATGAGATCACGGCCAAGTTCGACAATATCGGCAGCCTGCGACCACAAGCGGCCGTCAAGGCTTCCGGGGTGGTCGTGGGCCGTGTGGCGCAGATCGCGTTCGACGACAAGTCGTACAAGGCCGCCGTGACGCTGGAGATGGATTCGACGTACAAGTTTCCGAAGGACAGCTCGGCAAAGATCCTGACCTCGGGTCTGCTGGGCGAGCAGTACATCGGCATCGAGGCCGGTGGCGACGAAAAGAACCTGGTGGCTGGCGACAAGATCGCCCGCACCCAGTCCGCCGCCGTGCTGGAAGACCTGATCAACCAATTCATTTACAGCAAAGCCGCTGAAGGAAAGGACTCCAACTGA
- the mlaE gene encoding lipid asymmetry maintenance ABC transporter permease subunit MlaE, whose translation MGRSLLAGLGTTVRDYVESLGYATRTFFTMLGLSGGLLRRPRLIVEQLHFIGNYSLLIITLSGLFVGMVLGLQGYYTLNKYGASESLGLLVALGLTRELGPVITALLFAGRAGTSLTAEIGLMKAGEQLSAMEMMAVNPIQRVLAPRFWAGVVAVPLLASMFSAVGIFGGYLVGVKLIGVDAGAFWSQMQAGVDLWKDVFNGFVKSVVFGIAITFIALYQGYEARPTPEDVAGATTRSVVISSLMIWWLDFMLTALMFSR comes from the coding sequence ATGGGTCGCAGCCTGCTGGCCGGTCTCGGCACCACCGTACGCGACTATGTCGAAAGCCTGGGTTATGCCACCCGCACCTTCTTCACGATGCTGGGCCTGTCTGGCGGCCTGCTGCGCCGGCCGCGCCTCATCGTCGAGCAACTGCACTTCATCGGTAACTATTCGCTGCTGATCATTACCTTGTCCGGCCTGTTCGTCGGCATGGTGCTGGGCCTGCAGGGCTATTACACGCTGAACAAATACGGCGCCTCCGAGTCGCTGGGTTTGCTGGTCGCGCTCGGTTTGACGCGTGAGCTGGGCCCCGTTATCACGGCGCTGCTGTTTGCCGGCCGCGCCGGCACGTCGTTGACGGCCGAGATCGGCCTGATGAAGGCGGGCGAACAGCTGTCGGCAATGGAAATGATGGCGGTCAATCCGATCCAGCGCGTGCTGGCGCCCCGGTTCTGGGCCGGTGTTGTTGCCGTGCCACTGTTGGCGTCGATGTTCAGCGCCGTCGGCATCTTTGGCGGCTACCTGGTCGGCGTCAAGCTGATCGGCGTGGACGCGGGCGCGTTCTGGTCGCAGATGCAGGCGGGCGTGGACCTGTGGAAGGACGTCTTCAACGGCTTCGTCAAGAGCGTCGTGTTCGGTATCGCCATCACGTTCATCGCCCTGTACCAGGGCTATGAGGCGCGCCCGACGCCGGAAGACGTGGCGGGCGCCACGACCCGTTCCGTCGTCATTTCGTCGCTGATGATCTGGTGGCTCGACTTCATGCTGACGGCGCTGATGTTCAGCCGTTGA
- a CDS encoding ABC transporter ATP-binding protein: MPNLVEIRDLHFSYGKRAILAGLHMDFPKGKVVAVMGGSGSGKTTVLRLIGGQLRPKTGQVTVDGQVVHKLKTADLYLLRRKMGMLFQHGALFTDLTVFENVAFPLREHTDLPEELIRDLVLMKLHAVGLRNAARLKPGEISGGMARRVALARSIALDPQLIMYDEPFAGLDPISMGVTANLIRNLNDALGSTSILVSHDVKESFQIADYVYFLSQGKIVAHGTPADMMVSTDPYVKQFVHAEADGPVPFHYPGKTLAEDLGLGGRA, translated from the coding sequence GTGCCGAACCTCGTTGAAATCCGTGATTTGCACTTTTCCTATGGGAAGCGCGCCATTCTGGCGGGGCTCCATATGGATTTCCCGAAGGGGAAGGTAGTCGCCGTCATGGGCGGCTCCGGCAGTGGCAAAACGACTGTATTGCGTCTGATCGGCGGTCAACTGCGCCCAAAAACTGGCCAGGTGACGGTCGACGGCCAGGTTGTGCACAAGCTCAAGACGGCTGATTTGTACTTGCTGCGCCGCAAGATGGGCATGCTGTTTCAGCACGGCGCCTTGTTCACGGACTTGACGGTATTTGAAAACGTTGCCTTCCCATTGCGCGAGCACACCGACCTGCCGGAAGAGCTGATCCGCGACCTGGTGCTGATGAAGCTGCACGCGGTCGGCCTGCGCAACGCGGCCAGGTTGAAACCGGGCGAGATCTCGGGCGGCATGGCGCGCCGCGTCGCGCTGGCCCGTTCGATCGCGCTGGACCCGCAACTGATCATGTACGACGAGCCGTTCGCCGGCCTCGACCCGATCTCGATGGGTGTCACGGCCAACCTGATCCGCAATCTGAACGATGCGCTGGGTTCCACCAGCATCCTGGTGTCGCACGACGTCAAGGAATCGTTCCAGATCGCCGACTACGTTTATTTCCTGTCGCAGGGCAAGATCGTTGCCCACGGCACCCCGGCGGACATGATGGTATCGACCGACCCTTACGTTAAACAATTCGTGCACGCGGAGGCCGACGGCCCCGTGCCATTCCACTATCCCGGCAAGACGCTGGCCGAGGACCTGGGCCTGGGAGGCCGCGCATGA
- a CDS encoding IS481 family transposase: protein MPWKESTTMSSRLEFVMLAQAPEANIAALCRAFQISRKTAYKWLDRYANHGAEGLFEQSRRPHSSPASSSDELELQVLALHLENPCWGSRKLRELLPEHLPRPHHSTVDAILKRHGCQVIGAPVKQDLASTRFEHDLPNSLWQMDFKGHFGLTTEAAGRCHALTILDDHSRYSVCLTACSNERFSSVQAGMQATFERYGLPDRITADNGPPWGSTGLKGLTKLKVWLIRLGIRISHSRPYHPQTQGKDERFHRTLKLELLDRRGFGSIAQCQLAFDEWRNKYNILRPHHALGMKPPITRYERSGRELPSVLRPIEYLSSDIVRKVDAKGYISYANQRHYIGEGMQGQPVAIRPDPDNDGLLEVRFCHHKVMELDLKAVT, encoded by the coding sequence ATGCCTTGGAAGGAGTCCACCACTATGTCGTCCCGACTCGAGTTTGTCATGCTCGCCCAAGCTCCGGAAGCTAACATCGCTGCCCTCTGCCGGGCGTTCCAAATCAGCCGAAAGACTGCATACAAATGGCTCGATCGATATGCCAACCATGGTGCCGAGGGGCTGTTCGAGCAATCGCGTAGACCCCACTCATCGCCTGCAAGCTCGTCGGATGAACTAGAGCTGCAGGTGCTGGCCCTGCATTTGGAGAATCCATGCTGGGGCTCACGCAAGCTGCGTGAGCTCTTGCCCGAGCATCTGCCACGCCCCCACCACAGCACTGTTGACGCGATCTTAAAGCGCCATGGCTGCCAGGTTATTGGGGCGCCGGTTAAACAGGATTTGGCCTCGACACGCTTCGAGCATGACCTACCGAACTCGCTTTGGCAGATGGACTTCAAAGGACATTTCGGGCTGACCACAGAGGCCGCAGGGCGATGCCATGCGCTGACTATCCTTGATGACCATTCCCGCTATAGCGTCTGCCTTACCGCTTGTTCTAACGAGCGATTCAGCTCTGTCCAGGCAGGGATGCAAGCGACGTTTGAGCGCTACGGGCTGCCTGATCGAATTACTGCTGACAACGGTCCACCTTGGGGAAGTACTGGTCTCAAAGGGCTGACAAAGCTCAAGGTGTGGCTCATTCGACTCGGTATCCGCATCAGCCATAGCCGTCCGTATCATCCCCAAACGCAAGGTAAAGATGAGCGCTTCCATCGCACTCTAAAGCTAGAGCTGCTTGATCGTCGCGGCTTCGGTTCGATTGCTCAGTGCCAGTTGGCCTTCGATGAGTGGCGTAACAAATACAACATACTTCGCCCCCACCACGCTTTAGGCATGAAGCCGCCAATCACACGGTATGAGCGCAGCGGACGCGAACTGCCCAGTGTCTTGCGGCCCATCGAGTACCTATCCAGCGATATTGTGAGAAAGGTCGATGCGAAGGGCTACATCTCGTATGCCAATCAACGCCACTACATCGGAGAGGGCATGCAGGGACAGCCGGTCGCGATCAGGCCCGATCCTGACAACGACGGCCTTCTTGAGGTCCGGTTCTGCCATCACAAAGTAATGGAGCTGGACCTCAAGGCCGTGACGTAA
- a CDS encoding glutamate synthase subunit beta, whose protein sequence is MGKITGFMEFQRQEESYLPPESRLKNYKEFVLKLTDEQAKVQGARCMDCGIPFCNTGCPVNNIIPDWNDLVYRQHYRQALDVLHSTNNFPEFTGRICPAPCESACTLGIGDDPVGIKSIEHKIIDEGWEHGWVKPQPPEVKTGKTVAIIGSGPAGLAAAQQLARAGHDVTVFEKADRAGGLLRYGIPDFKLEKSHIDRRIAQMEAEGVKFRLSTLVGKDFPTTVNNWAKETIFPEDLQKDFDAVIIAGGAEQPRDLPVPGRELKGVHFAMDFLPQQNKVNAGDKVKDQIKATGKHVVVIGGGDTGSDCVGTSNRHGAASVTQFELMPMPPEQENKPLVWPYWPTKLRTSSSHEEGCERDWAVATKRLEGKNGKVEKLIACRVEWKDGKMAEVPNSEFEMKADLVLLAMGFVSPVQQMLDAFGVDKDARGNARATTDGEASYKTSKEGVFAAGDIRRGQSLVVWAIREGRQCARAVDEYLMGHSVLPR, encoded by the coding sequence ATGGGCAAAATCACCGGTTTCATGGAATTCCAGCGCCAGGAAGAGAGCTACCTGCCTCCCGAGTCGCGCCTGAAGAACTACAAGGAGTTCGTCCTCAAGCTGACGGACGAGCAGGCCAAGGTGCAGGGCGCGCGCTGCATGGATTGCGGCATCCCGTTCTGCAACACGGGCTGCCCCGTCAACAACATCATCCCGGACTGGAACGACCTGGTGTACCGCCAGCACTACCGCCAGGCGCTGGACGTGCTGCACTCGACCAACAACTTCCCCGAGTTCACGGGCCGCATCTGCCCGGCACCGTGCGAAAGTGCCTGTACCCTGGGGATCGGCGACGATCCCGTCGGCATCAAGTCGATCGAGCACAAGATCATCGACGAAGGCTGGGAGCACGGCTGGGTCAAGCCGCAGCCGCCGGAAGTCAAGACGGGCAAGACCGTCGCCATCATCGGTTCCGGCCCCGCCGGCCTGGCGGCCGCGCAGCAGCTGGCGCGCGCCGGCCACGACGTGACGGTGTTTGAAAAGGCGGACCGCGCCGGCGGCCTGCTGCGCTACGGCATCCCCGACTTCAAGCTGGAGAAGTCGCATATCGACCGCCGTATCGCGCAGATGGAAGCGGAAGGTGTGAAATTCCGCCTGTCCACGCTGGTGGGCAAGGATTTCCCAACCACCGTCAACAACTGGGCCAAGGAAACCATCTTCCCCGAGGACCTGCAGAAGGACTTCGACGCCGTGATCATCGCCGGTGGCGCGGAACAGCCGCGCGACCTGCCGGTGCCGGGCCGCGAGCTGAAGGGCGTGCACTTCGCGATGGACTTCCTGCCGCAGCAGAACAAGGTCAACGCGGGCGACAAGGTCAAGGACCAGATCAAGGCCACCGGCAAGCACGTCGTCGTCATCGGCGGCGGCGACACGGGCTCGGACTGCGTGGGCACGTCGAACCGCCATGGCGCAGCGTCCGTCACGCAGTTCGAATTGATGCCGATGCCGCCGGAACAGGAAAACAAGCCATTGGTCTGGCCGTACTGGCCGACGAAGCTGCGCACGTCGTCGTCGCACGAGGAAGGCTGCGAGCGCGACTGGGCCGTGGCGACGAAGCGCCTGGAAGGCAAGAACGGCAAAGTCGAAAAGCTGATCGCCTGCCGCGTCGAATGGAAGGACGGCAAAATGGCGGAAGTGCCGAACTCGGAATTCGAGATGAAGGCCGACCTGGTCCTGCTGGCAATGGGCTTCGTTTCTCCCGTGCAGCAGATGCTGGACGCCTTCGGCGTCGACAAGGACGCCCGCGGCAACGCCCGCGCCACGACGGACGGCGAAGCCAGCTACAAGACGAGCAAGGAAGGCGTCTTTGCCGCCGGCGACATCCGCCGCGGCCAGTCGCTGGTGGTGTGGGCGATCCGCGAAGGCCGCCAGTGCGCCCGCGCCGTCGACGAGTACCTGATGGGGCACTCCGTACTGCCGCGCTGA
- a CDS encoding glutamate synthase-related protein: MDAQGLYDPANEHDACGVGFVAHIKGSKSHSIVEQGLQILKNLDHRGAVGADKLMGDGAGILIQIPDQFYRDEMAKQGVELPPPGEYGVGMVFLPKENASRIACEQEIERAVRIEGQVVLGWRNVPIDSEMPMSPLVRAKEPVIRQIFIGRGPDIMVTDALERKLYVIRKSSGHAIQALKLIHGKEFFVPSMSARTVVYKGLLLADQVGVYYKDLQDVRCVSALALVHQRFSTNTFPEWPLAHPYRLIAHNGEINTVKGNFNWMRAREGVMKSAVLGDDLQKLFPLIYEGQSDTACFDNALELLLMAGYPLAQAMMMMIPEAWENHSTMDDNRKAFYEYHAAMMEPWDGPAAMAFTDGRYIGGTLDRNGLRPARYIVTDDDLVVMASESGVLPIPESKIIQKWRLQPGKMFLIDLEAGRIIDDKELKDTYANAKPYKAWINAVRIKLNALKLSESQLQHNVAKYAGSAQGEKQPAALLDRQQAFGYTQEDLRFLLAPMAVNGEEAVGSMGNDSPLAVMSNKLKPLYNYFKQLFAQVTNPPIDPIREAMVMSLVSFIGPKPNLLDTNNVNPPMRLEVSQPVLSFDDMERLRHIGQHTGGKFKSYELSICYPLAWGKEGVEASLASLCAEAVDAIKSGHNILIVSDRAICADRVAIPALLATSAIHQHLVSKGLRASTGLVVETGSARETHHFALLAGYGAEAVHPYLAMETLADLAHALPGNLTPEQAIYNYTKAVGKGLLKVMSKMGISTYMSYCGAQIFEAVGLNKSVVDKYFKGTASNVEGIGLFEVAEEGLRLHNLAFGNDPVLAESLDAGGEYAYRVRGEDHLWTPDAIAKLQHSTRANNYSTYKEYAQIINDQSRRHLTLRGLFEFKIDPSKAIPLDEVEPAKEIVKRFATGAMSMGSISTEAHATLAIAMNRIGGKSNTGEGGEDPNRFVNELKGIPIKQGATMASVIGKDQVVVDIPLREGDSLRSRIKQVASGRFGVTAEYLNSADQIQIKMAQGAKPGEGGQLPGHKVSGYIATLRFAVPGVGLISPPPHHDIYSIEDLAQLIHDLKNVNPRASISVKLVSEVGIGTVAAGVSKAKADHVVVAGHDGGTGASPLSSVKHAGTPWELGLAETQQTLVLNGLRNRIRVQADGQMRTGRDVVIAALLGADEIGFATAPLVVEGCIMMRKCHLNTCPVGVATQDPELRAKFQGKPEHVVNYFFFVAEEARQLMAQLGIRTYNELIGRSDLLDKSKAITHWKAQGLDFSAIFYQPKVNEGLCAYHNEEQEHGLEKALDHKLIAQAKPALEKGERVSFISPVKNLNRTVGTMLSGEVAKRYGHAGLPDDTIHIQLQGTAGQSACAFLAHGITIDLVGEGNDYVGKGLSGGRIIVRPNTEFRGWAVNNIIVGNTVLYGAIAGEAFFNGVAGERFAVRNSGATAVVEGLGDHGCEYMTGGTVVVLGNTGRNFAAGMSGGIAYVYDPDGEFEKKCNLSMVSLEEVVPAAEQHVDKSTWHAQHRDGTPEADETILKRLIERHFKHTGSTRARLLLDNWVESRGKFVKVFPNEYKRALVEMADNAAVEAETQAIAA; this comes from the coding sequence ATGGACGCGCAAGGTTTGTACGACCCAGCCAACGAACACGATGCCTGTGGCGTCGGTTTCGTCGCTCACATCAAAGGCAGCAAGAGCCATTCCATCGTCGAGCAGGGTCTGCAGATCCTGAAAAACCTCGACCACCGGGGCGCCGTGGGTGCCGACAAGCTGATGGGCGACGGCGCCGGCATCCTGATCCAGATTCCCGACCAGTTCTACCGCGACGAGATGGCCAAGCAGGGCGTCGAGCTGCCGCCGCCGGGCGAGTATGGCGTCGGCATGGTGTTCCTGCCGAAGGAGAATGCCTCGCGCATCGCCTGCGAGCAGGAGATCGAGCGTGCCGTGCGCATCGAAGGCCAGGTCGTGCTGGGCTGGCGTAACGTGCCGATCGACAGCGAAATGCCGATGTCGCCGCTGGTGCGCGCCAAGGAACCCGTCATTCGCCAGATCTTCATCGGCCGCGGCCCGGACATCATGGTGACGGACGCGCTGGAACGGAAGCTGTACGTGATCCGCAAGTCGTCCGGCCACGCGATCCAGGCCTTGAAGCTGATCCACGGCAAGGAATTCTTCGTGCCGTCGATGTCGGCCCGTACCGTCGTCTATAAAGGCCTGCTGCTGGCGGACCAGGTCGGCGTCTACTACAAGGACCTGCAGGACGTGCGCTGCGTCTCCGCGCTGGCGCTGGTGCACCAGCGCTTCTCCACCAATACCTTCCCGGAATGGCCGCTGGCCCACCCGTACCGCCTGATCGCGCACAACGGCGAGATCAACACCGTCAAAGGCAACTTCAACTGGATGCGCGCCCGCGAAGGCGTCATGAAGTCGGCCGTGCTGGGCGACGACCTGCAGAAGCTGTTCCCGTTGATCTATGAAGGCCAGTCGGACACGGCGTGCTTCGACAACGCCCTGGAACTGCTGCTGATGGCGGGCTATCCGCTGGCCCAGGCGATGATGATGATGATCCCGGAGGCCTGGGAAAATCACAGCACGATGGACGACAATCGCAAGGCGTTCTACGAATATCACGCCGCGATGATGGAACCATGGGACGGCCCGGCCGCCATGGCCTTCACCGACGGACGCTACATCGGCGGTACCCTGGACCGCAATGGCCTGCGTCCGGCCCGTTACATCGTGACCGATGACGACCTGGTCGTGATGGCCTCCGAATCGGGCGTGCTGCCGATTCCGGAATCGAAGATCATCCAGAAATGGCGCCTGCAGCCGGGCAAGATGTTCCTGATCGACCTGGAAGCGGGCCGCATCATCGACGATAAAGAGCTGAAAGACACCTACGCCAACGCCAAGCCGTACAAGGCATGGATCAACGCGGTGCGCATCAAGCTCAACGCTTTGAAACTGTCGGAAAGCCAGCTGCAGCACAATGTGGCGAAGTACGCCGGCAGCGCGCAAGGCGAGAAGCAGCCGGCCGCGCTGCTGGACCGCCAGCAGGCGTTCGGCTATACGCAGGAAGACCTGCGCTTCCTGCTGGCGCCGATGGCCGTCAATGGCGAGGAAGCCGTGGGCTCGATGGGCAACGACTCGCCGCTGGCCGTCATGTCCAACAAGCTCAAACCCCTGTACAACTACTTCAAGCAGCTGTTCGCCCAGGTGACGAACCCGCCGATCGACCCGATCCGCGAAGCGATGGTGATGTCGCTGGTGTCGTTCATCGGTCCGAAACCGAACCTCCTGGACACCAACAACGTCAACCCGCCGATGCGCCTGGAAGTGTCGCAGCCGGTGCTGTCGTTCGACGATATGGAGCGCCTGCGCCACATCGGCCAGCACACGGGCGGCAAGTTCAAGTCGTATGAGCTGTCGATCTGCTATCCGCTGGCCTGGGGCAAGGAAGGCGTGGAGGCGTCGCTGGCCTCGCTGTGCGCGGAAGCTGTCGATGCCATCAAGTCCGGCCACAACATCCTGATCGTGTCCGACCGCGCCATCTGCGCCGACCGCGTGGCGATCCCCGCGCTGCTGGCAACGTCGGCGATCCACCAGCATCTGGTCAGCAAAGGCCTGCGTGCCTCGACCGGCCTGGTGGTCGAGACCGGCTCCGCACGGGAGACGCACCACTTCGCCCTGCTGGCCGGCTACGGCGCCGAAGCCGTGCACCCGTACCTGGCGATGGAAACGCTGGCCGACCTGGCCCATGCGCTGCCGGGCAACCTGACGCCGGAGCAGGCCATCTACAACTACACCAAGGCGGTCGGCAAGGGCCTCTTGAAGGTGATGTCGAAGATGGGCATCTCCACCTATATGTCGTACTGCGGCGCGCAGATCTTCGAGGCCGTCGGCCTGAACAAGTCGGTCGTCGACAAGTACTTCAAGGGCACCGCGTCGAACGTGGAAGGCATCGGCCTGTTCGAAGTGGCCGAGGAAGGCCTGCGCCTGCACAACCTGGCGTTCGGCAACGACCCCGTGCTGGCCGAGTCGCTGGACGCGGGCGGCGAATACGCGTACCGCGTGCGCGGCGAAGACCACCTGTGGACGCCGGATGCGATCGCCAAGCTGCAGCACTCGACCCGCGCCAACAACTACTCCACGTATAAAGAGTACGCGCAGATCATCAACGACCAGAGCCGCCGTCACCTGACCCTGCGCGGCCTGTTCGAATTCAAGATCGACCCGAGCAAGGCGATTCCGCTGGACGAGGTGGAGCCGGCGAAAGAGATCGTCAAGCGCTTCGCCACCGGCGCCATGTCGATGGGCTCGATCTCCACCGAAGCCCACGCCACTCTGGCGATCGCGATGAACCGCATCGGCGGCAAGTCGAACACGGGTGAGGGCGGCGAAGACCCGAACCGCTTCGTCAATGAACTGAAGGGCATCCCGATCAAGCAGGGCGCGACGATGGCGTCCGTGATCGGCAAGGACCAGGTGGTGGTCGACATTCCGCTGCGGGAAGGCGATTCGCTGCGTTCGCGCATCAAGCAGGTCGCGTCCGGCCGGTTCGGCGTCACGGCCGAATACCTGAACTCGGCCGACCAGATCCAGATCAAGATGGCGCAGGGCGCAAAGCCGGGCGAGGGCGGCCAGCTGCCCGGTCACAAGGTGTCCGGCTATATCGCCACCTTGCGCTTCGCCGTGCCAGGCGTCGGCCTGATTTCGCCGCCGCCGCACCACGACATCTACTCGATCGAAGACCTGGCGCAGCTGATCCACGACCTGAAGAACGTCAATCCGCGCGCGTCGATCTCGGTAAAACTGGTGTCCGAAGTGGGCATCGGTACGGTCGCCGCCGGCGTGTCGAAAGCCAAGGCCGACCACGTGGTGGTCGCCGGCCATGACGGCGGCACGGGCGCGTCGCCGCTGTCGTCCGTCAAGCATGCCGGCACGCCGTGGGAGTTGGGTCTCGCCGAGACCCAACAAACCCTGGTGCTGAACGGCCTGCGCAACCGCATCCGCGTGCAGGCCGACGGCCAGATGCGCACGGGCCGCGACGTCGTCATCGCCGCGCTGCTGGGTGCGGACGAGATCGGCTTTGCCACGGCGCCGCTGGTGGTCGAGGGCTGCATCATGATGCGCAAGTGCCACCTGAACACCTGCCCGGTCGGCGTTGCCACGCAAGACCCGGAACTGCGCGCCAAGTTCCAGGGCAAGCCGGAGCACGTCGTCAACTACTTCTTCTTCGTGGCCGAGGAAGCGCGCCAGCTGATGGCACAACTGGGCATCCGCACGTACAACGAGCTGATCGGCCGCTCCGACCTGCTGGACAAATCGAAGGCGATCACGCACTGGAAGGCGCAGGGCCTGGACTTCTCCGCGATCTTCTACCAGCCGAAGGTCAACGAGGGCCTGTGCGCGTACCACAACGAGGAGCAGGAACACGGCCTGGAAAAGGCGCTGGATCACAAGCTGATCGCGCAAGCCAAGCCGGCGCTGGAGAAGGGCGAACGTGTGTCGTTCATCTCGCCGGTGAAAAACCTGAACCGCACCGTGGGCACGATGCTGTCCGGCGAAGTGGCCAAGCGCTACGGCCATGCCGGCCTGCCGGACGACACGATCCACATCCAGCTGCAGGGCACGGCAGGCCAGTCGGCCTGCGCATTCCTGGCGCATGGCATCACGATCGACCTGGTCGGCGAAGGCAACGACTACGTGGGCAAGGGCCTGTCCGGTGGCCGCATCATCGTGCGGCCGAACACCGAGTTCCGTGGCTGGGCCGTCAACAACATCATCGTGGGCAACACCGTGCTGTATGGCGCGATTGCCGGCGAAGCCTTCTTCAACGGTGTCGCGGGCGAACGCTTTGCGGTGCGTAACTCGGGCGCCACGGCGGTGGTCGAGGGCCTGGGCGACCACGGCTGCGAATACATGACCGGCGGCACGGTGGTCGTGCTGGGCAATACGGGCCGCAACTTCGCGGCGGGCATGTCAGGCGGCATCGCCTACGTGTACGACCCGGATGGCGAATTCGAGAAGAAGTGCAACCTGTCGATGGTCAGCCTGGAAGAAGTGGTGCCGGCCGCCGAGCAGCACGTCGACAAGTCGACCTGGCACGCGCAGCACCGCGACGGCACGCCGGAAGCGGACGAGACGATCCTGAAGCGCCTGATCGAACGCCACTTCAAGCACACGGGCAGCACCCGCGCCCGCCTGTTGCTGGACAACTGGGTGGAAAGCCGTGGCAAGTTCGTCAAGGTCTTCCCGAACGAATACAAGCGCGCACTGGTGGAGATGGCCGACAACGCCGCCGTCGAAGCCGAAACGCAAGCCATCGCCGCGTAA